A region from the Colwellia sp. PAMC 21821 genome encodes:
- a CDS encoding formyl transferase, producing MNIVLLLNNDIASNLALNLLLPALKTHNITVFLSSKVGGNTTRPQALLDLAQFEQHDVYRALEQKPDSAEKSLIFKTYAEIHQHCGIKIETLNEINSAQGIEKIQSLAADLIISIRYGVILKKPIIGLAKHGVINLHSGKLPDYRGVMATFWALLNGDAQLSTSLHFIDDSTIDTGRVIANSTLTVQQDKSYLWHVLSLYIGGCQLIVQAINILENSGELTTDIQAQAGDYFTFPSTEQLTAFTENCGVLYNKDEVVNLLTSLKKTTV from the coding sequence ATGAACATTGTTTTATTGCTGAATAATGACATCGCTAGCAACTTAGCATTAAATTTATTATTGCCAGCGTTGAAAACGCATAATATTACCGTGTTTTTATCTAGTAAAGTGGGCGGTAATACCACACGGCCTCAAGCCTTACTGGATTTAGCGCAATTTGAACAACACGATGTTTATCGGGCGCTAGAGCAGAAGCCAGATAGTGCAGAAAAGTCGCTAATATTTAAAACCTATGCTGAAATACATCAGCACTGCGGTATTAAAATAGAAACCTTAAATGAAATTAATTCAGCGCAGGGCATAGAAAAAATTCAGTCGCTTGCAGCCGATTTAATTATTTCTATTCGTTACGGGGTTATCCTGAAGAAGCCCATTATTGGCTTGGCAAAACACGGTGTTATTAACTTGCACTCTGGAAAGTTACCAGACTACCGGGGTGTTATGGCCACGTTTTGGGCCTTGTTAAATGGCGATGCGCAACTGTCGACGAGTTTACATTTTATAGATGACAGTACGATAGATACCGGCCGAGTTATTGCTAATTCAACACTGACAGTTCAGCAAGACAAGTCATATCTCTGGCATGTGTTGTCTTTGTATATAGGCGGTTGCCAATTAATTGTACAAGCGATTAATATACTTGAAAATAGTGGCGAATTAACAACAGATATTCAAGCTCAGGCAGGCGATTATTTTACTTTTCCAAGTACTGAGCAATTGACTGCGTTTACCGAAAATTGTGGCGTATTATATAATAAAGATGAAGTTGTTAATTTACTTACATCGTTAAAGAAAACCACGGTATAA
- a CDS encoding amidohydrolase family protein has product MSRFTARISSLALSIALVAGAGHQAFAEENTAKTPEKSKAEKWSVNSPQGEFTTAKIDVRQGTWMNVDISPDGKTLVFDLLGDIYTLPVDGGEATALMTDIAWQMQPRFSPDGQHIAFTSDEDGGDNLWIMKADGSAGKAVSSETFRLLNSPAWSPDGDYLVGRKHFTGSRSLGAGEVWMYHKTGGNGVMLTKRPNEQKDLGEPAFSHDGKYVYFSQDATPGKTFHYSKDSEKGIYKIKRLELETGEIKVVVSGKGGAIRPVPSPDGKYLAYISRDDFQSNLYLYDLKSGKESLIFENLDRDMQETWAIHGVYPNMAWLPNSAGMVFWSGGQINKLDLESQKTTVIPFHVKTEKKIQTALRFQQDIDQDNFDVKMLRDIEISPDGRKVVYESMGHIYVRSIADGKVKGKAKRLTKQKSHFELNPSFSRDGRTVVYSTWNDKELGEIRTVSSRGGKSRLLTEEPGKYIEPSFSPDGKTVVFRKVSGGYITDPTWGLNSGVYTVSVKGGTPKRVTESGLLPHFGAKNDRIYVLRNGEKPQLVKINLNNSSNAEKEQTLYQGKFATEFKVSPDGKYLAFAERFKVFVTPFVERGQVIDIGPKAKNLPVKKLSLRAGEGINWNGESNELYWSLGPDLYQASVGGLFDITDTKALAKTDLESNDVDSDEEQKKAETTPEPLKTYLGFKAKADKPSGRVAFVGGKVITMEGEQIIENGVVVVEGNKIIAVGKKGQVSIPSNAKIIDVTGKSIMPGLIDAHAHGPQGSDEIIPQQNWKNYAGLALGVTTVHDPSNDTTEFFAASEMQKAGDIVGPRLFSTGSILYGATIAGYTSHVDSLDDAKFHIERLKKAGVFSVKSYNQPRRNQRQQMIQAAREAQILVVPEGGSLLQHNLSMIIDGHTTLEHSISTAKIYDDIKQLWSQSEMAYTPTMGVAYGGISGEHFWYDTTEVWKHPRLSQYVPSEFLDPRSMRRTKAPHHHYNHINVAKVAKELQDLGVVVNSGGHGQREGLAMHWEMWMMAQGGMTPLNAIRTATMAPAHTLGLDSQLGSIKVGKLADILVVDGDVSKDIRLSDKVIYTMVNGRLYNAETMNEVGNYDNKRAKFYFEK; this is encoded by the coding sequence ATGTCTAGATTTACCGCTCGGATCTCTTCACTAGCACTTAGCATTGCATTAGTCGCAGGTGCCGGTCATCAAGCTTTTGCTGAAGAAAATACGGCGAAAACACCAGAAAAATCCAAAGCTGAAAAGTGGTCAGTTAATAGCCCACAAGGTGAATTCACCACAGCAAAAATTGATGTTCGCCAAGGCACTTGGATGAATGTTGATATAAGCCCAGATGGTAAAACTTTAGTGTTTGATCTACTTGGTGACATTTATACCTTGCCAGTTGATGGTGGTGAAGCCACAGCGTTAATGACAGATATTGCTTGGCAAATGCAACCGCGCTTTAGCCCAGACGGTCAACATATTGCTTTTACCTCTGATGAAGATGGCGGTGATAATTTATGGATTATGAAAGCAGATGGCAGTGCTGGCAAAGCGGTTAGCTCAGAAACCTTTCGTTTATTAAATAGCCCCGCTTGGTCACCAGACGGAGACTATCTTGTCGGCCGTAAACATTTTACCGGTTCTCGTTCTTTGGGAGCTGGCGAAGTATGGATGTACCACAAAACCGGTGGTAATGGCGTAATGTTAACTAAACGTCCGAATGAGCAGAAAGATTTAGGCGAACCGGCATTTTCACATGACGGGAAATACGTTTATTTCTCACAAGATGCTACTCCAGGAAAAACCTTCCATTACAGTAAAGATTCAGAAAAAGGCATTTATAAAATTAAGCGCCTTGAACTTGAAACCGGTGAAATTAAAGTCGTTGTTTCTGGCAAAGGTGGCGCAATACGACCTGTGCCATCACCTGACGGTAAGTACTTAGCTTATATTAGCCGTGACGATTTCCAATCTAATCTCTACCTTTACGATTTAAAAAGTGGCAAAGAAAGCCTGATTTTTGAAAACTTAGACCGCGATATGCAGGAAACATGGGCAATTCACGGTGTGTATCCTAATATGGCGTGGTTGCCAAATAGCGCTGGTATGGTGTTTTGGTCTGGCGGACAAATCAACAAACTAGATCTTGAAAGCCAAAAGACAACGGTTATCCCGTTTCATGTAAAAACTGAGAAAAAAATCCAAACAGCGTTGCGCTTTCAACAAGATATTGATCAAGATAACTTTGACGTGAAAATGCTCCGTGATATTGAAATATCACCGGATGGTCGTAAAGTTGTTTACGAATCAATGGGCCATATTTATGTCCGTAGTATTGCGGATGGCAAAGTCAAAGGTAAAGCGAAGCGTTTAACTAAGCAAAAGTCCCATTTTGAATTGAACCCTAGCTTCTCTCGTGATGGCAGAACGGTAGTTTATAGCACTTGGAATGATAAAGAACTCGGTGAAATTCGCACCGTATCATCGCGAGGTGGTAAGAGCCGTTTATTAACCGAAGAACCAGGTAAATACATAGAACCTAGCTTTTCTCCAGACGGAAAAACCGTGGTATTTCGCAAAGTTTCTGGCGGTTACATCACCGACCCAACGTGGGGATTAAACTCAGGGGTTTATACCGTTAGTGTTAAAGGTGGAACGCCTAAGCGGGTAACAGAGTCTGGCTTATTGCCACATTTTGGCGCTAAAAACGATCGTATTTATGTTTTACGTAACGGTGAAAAGCCACAACTGGTGAAAATTAATTTAAATAATTCATCAAATGCTGAGAAGGAGCAAACGCTTTATCAAGGTAAGTTTGCTACCGAATTTAAAGTATCACCTGACGGTAAATATTTAGCGTTTGCTGAACGTTTTAAAGTATTTGTAACGCCATTTGTTGAGCGTGGACAAGTGATTGATATTGGGCCGAAAGCAAAAAACTTACCAGTGAAAAAATTATCATTACGCGCTGGCGAAGGTATTAACTGGAATGGTGAGTCTAATGAGCTTTACTGGAGCTTAGGGCCAGATTTATACCAAGCAAGTGTTGGCGGTTTATTTGATATAACGGACACCAAAGCACTTGCGAAAACTGACCTTGAAAGCAACGATGTTGATAGTGACGAAGAGCAGAAAAAAGCAGAAACAACACCTGAGCCACTTAAAACCTATTTAGGTTTTAAAGCAAAAGCTGATAAGCCTTCAGGTCGTGTCGCTTTTGTTGGTGGTAAAGTGATCACTATGGAAGGTGAGCAAATAATCGAAAATGGTGTTGTGGTTGTCGAAGGTAATAAAATTATTGCCGTCGGTAAAAAAGGGCAAGTGAGTATTCCGTCAAATGCCAAGATTATTGATGTTACCGGTAAGTCGATTATGCCTGGCTTGATTGATGCCCATGCCCATGGTCCGCAAGGCAGTGATGAAATTATTCCACAACAAAACTGGAAAAACTACGCTGGTTTAGCCTTAGGGGTAACAACGGTTCATGACCCATCGAACGACACCACTGAATTCTTTGCTGCTAGCGAAATGCAAAAAGCCGGTGATATTGTTGGACCACGTTTATTCTCTACGGGCAGTATTTTATACGGTGCGACTATTGCTGGTTATACCTCGCATGTTGATAGTTTAGATGATGCTAAATTTCATATCGAACGTTTGAAAAAGGCAGGGGTTTTTAGTGTTAAAAGCTATAACCAACCGCGTCGTAATCAACGTCAACAAATGATCCAAGCAGCGCGTGAAGCCCAAATTTTAGTGGTACCAGAAGGTGGTTCGCTACTACAACACAACTTATCTATGATTATTGATGGTCATACGACGTTAGAGCACTCAATTTCGACCGCGAAAATTTATGACGATATTAAGCAATTATGGTCGCAATCTGAAATGGCCTACACGCCTACGATGGGCGTAGCCTATGGCGGTATTTCAGGCGAGCATTTTTGGTATGACACAACAGAGGTATGGAAACATCCACGTTTGAGTCAGTATGTACCGAGCGAGTTCTTAGATCCGCGCTCAATGCGACGCACCAAAGCACCACATCATCATTACAACCACATTAATGTTGCGAAAGTAGCGAAAGAGTTGCAAGACTTAGGTGTGGTGGTGAATTCTGGTGGTCATGGCCAACGTGAAGGTTTAGCGATGCACTGGGAAATGTGGATGATGGCACAAGGTGGTATGACACCATTAAATGCCATTCGCACGGCAACCATGGCACCAGCACACACCTTAGGTCTAGACAGCCAGTTAGGATCGATAAAAGTTGGTAAATTGGCAGATATATTAGTGGTTGATGGCGACGTGAGTAAAGATATTCGTTTATCTGATAAAGTTATTTACACCATGGTTAATGGTCGTTTGTATAATGCTGAAACGATGAATGAAGTGGGTAACTACGATAATAAGCGTGCTAAATTTTATTTTGAAAAATAA
- a CDS encoding GNAT family N-acetyltransferase, whose amino-acid sequence MKIEVIENPELELIAFLDAKIAEFNWAHWEVSERKAIAVKLNDENGDVIAGAAGRTFGDWLMINTLWVSDTLRGQQVGSKILHKMEQAAKARGCNKALLDTLNFQAMPFYEKHGYQVQWTQQGYPKTGCRYYMMKQLSE is encoded by the coding sequence TTGAAAATTGAAGTTATAGAAAACCCTGAATTAGAATTGATTGCCTTTTTAGATGCAAAAATTGCTGAATTTAACTGGGCGCATTGGGAAGTGAGTGAACGTAAAGCGATTGCCGTGAAGTTAAACGATGAAAATGGTGACGTTATTGCCGGTGCTGCGGGAAGAACTTTTGGTGATTGGCTGATGATCAACACTTTATGGGTTTCAGATACTTTGCGAGGACAGCAGGTAGGTAGCAAAATATTGCATAAAATGGAGCAGGCAGCCAAGGCAAGAGGTTGTAATAAAGCGTTACTCGACACCTTAAATTTTCAAGCTATGCCCTTTTATGAAAAACACGGTTATCAAGTACAATGGACGCAGCAAGGCTACCCCAAAACTGGCTGTAGATATTATATGATGAAGCAGTTAAGCGAATAA
- a CDS encoding DUF523 and DUF1722 domain-containing protein, giving the protein MDNKISIGISSCLLGHKVRFDSGHKNNSYINNTLSEYFDFIPFCPEVDIGLGIPRETIRLVLLDEKVHCVGSKNPDLDVTDRLKDCAEAQKPWQQNLSGYILKKDSPSCGMERVRLYKGDMPDRIGVGIYAQKLMENFPDLPVEEEGRLGDAILRENFIQRVFIYARWQKLAAEGFSLQTLNRFHAQHKYIFMSHSQSIAKELGHWLAQAHGEEPSEVLPQYLSKMMTLLKLRASRKGHVNTLQHLQGYLKNSISADDKAELVDIIDQYRNGLLPLIVPITLLRHHFRRFPHDYVTESYYMKPHPKELMLLNSL; this is encoded by the coding sequence ATGGATAACAAAATATCAATTGGCATCAGTAGCTGTTTATTGGGTCATAAAGTGAGATTTGATTCCGGCCACAAGAACAACTCATATATTAATAATACTTTAAGTGAGTATTTCGATTTTATTCCCTTTTGCCCAGAAGTGGATATTGGCTTAGGTATTCCTCGCGAAACTATTCGATTGGTCTTGCTGGATGAAAAAGTACACTGTGTTGGTTCAAAAAATCCAGATTTAGATGTCACTGACCGCCTTAAAGATTGTGCTGAAGCGCAAAAGCCGTGGCAACAAAACCTCAGTGGTTATATCTTAAAGAAAGACTCTCCTAGTTGCGGGATGGAGCGCGTTAGACTTTATAAAGGTGATATGCCAGATCGTATCGGTGTTGGTATTTATGCACAAAAGTTGATGGAAAACTTCCCTGATTTACCGGTCGAAGAAGAAGGTCGATTAGGTGATGCTATTTTGCGTGAAAACTTTATTCAGCGAGTGTTTATTTATGCGCGTTGGCAAAAGCTTGCAGCAGAAGGGTTTTCATTACAAACGCTAAACCGTTTTCATGCCCAGCATAAATATATTTTTATGAGCCATAGTCAATCAATAGCAAAAGAACTAGGTCATTGGTTAGCACAAGCTCACGGTGAAGAGCCTAGCGAAGTATTGCCACAATATTTATCAAAAATGATGACGCTATTAAAGTTAAGAGCTAGTCGCAAAGGACACGTGAATACCTTGCAACATTTGCAAGGTTATTTAAAAAATTCAATCAGTGCTGACGATAAAGCCGAGCTTGTCGATATTATTGACCAATATCGTAATGGTTTACTGCCATTGATTGTACCGATAACATTATTACGCCACCATTTTCGACGCTTCCCGCATGATTACGTTACCGAGTCATATTATATGAAGCCGCACCCAAAAGAGTTGATGTTATTAAATAGCTTATAG
- a CDS encoding MOSC N-terminal beta barrel domain-containing protein, translating to MSQAILQNIHIYPIKSSASIELSNSWVEEFGLALDRRFVVASPNGEFFTARTQPTLCLIQASLTSTGLMVTAPNMPTLVIEYHSLCQSYVPVNVWQDTIKAQQCHDNINQWFSDYLNQPCQLLFFGADSQRFVKNKNSQVGFADGYPLLLISQASLDSLNSQYKPDTESIAMAQFRPNIVVNNCDAFAEDTWQHVRIGEVEFEITKPCTRCIFTTINPETGEKHQQQEPLKTLKNYRQLANGDILFGQNLVALNQGQIKRGDKVEIIKRQVAPVFAVRNKSNINITNSDTKPQLKKEPVLSKKKSKPLVTFSSHNKTITGNNIQTLLEQGEDAGLILPYSCRAGMCGSCKVKLEQGEVEQLCQDGLSDEEQQQGYILSCSCTPITDVVISHPPRQRRHINDD from the coding sequence ATGAGTCAGGCTATTCTGCAAAACATCCATATTTATCCAATTAAATCTAGCGCCAGCATCGAGCTTTCAAATAGCTGGGTTGAAGAGTTTGGCTTAGCCTTGGATCGTCGCTTTGTTGTTGCGAGCCCAAATGGTGAGTTTTTTACCGCTCGCACGCAGCCAACTTTGTGCTTAATTCAAGCGAGCCTAACGTCAACCGGACTGATGGTTACCGCGCCCAATATGCCGACATTGGTGATTGAGTACCATAGTCTTTGCCAAAGTTATGTCCCGGTTAATGTATGGCAAGACACAATTAAGGCACAGCAATGCCATGACAATATAAACCAGTGGTTCAGTGACTATCTTAACCAACCTTGCCAATTACTATTTTTCGGCGCAGACTCGCAGCGCTTTGTTAAAAACAAAAATAGCCAAGTGGGCTTTGCAGATGGCTACCCTTTATTGCTTATTTCACAAGCATCGCTTGATAGCTTAAATAGCCAATATAAACCTGATACTGAAAGTATTGCCATGGCGCAGTTTCGGCCAAATATCGTCGTGAATAACTGTGATGCATTTGCAGAAGATACTTGGCAGCATGTTCGCATTGGTGAAGTAGAATTTGAAATAACAAAACCCTGCACGCGCTGCATTTTTACCACGATTAACCCTGAAACCGGCGAAAAACATCAGCAGCAAGAACCTTTAAAAACACTAAAAAACTATCGTCAGTTAGCGAATGGCGATATTTTATTTGGGCAAAATTTAGTGGCGCTTAATCAAGGTCAAATTAAACGTGGTGATAAAGTTGAAATAATCAAACGCCAAGTCGCCCCAGTGTTTGCTGTAAGAAATAAGTCCAATATAAATATCACCAATAGTGACACGAAACCCCAGCTCAAAAAGGAGCCTGTCTTGAGCAAAAAGAAGAGTAAACCGTTAGTGACATTTAGTAGTCACAATAAAACTATTACCGGCAACAACATCCAAACTCTCCTTGAACAAGGTGAAGATGCAGGCTTAATACTGCCATACTCATGCCGCGCAGGCATGTGTGGTAGTTGTAAAGTAAAATTAGAACAAGGTGAGGTAGAGCAACTTTGTCAAGATGGTTTGTCCGACGAAGAGCAACAGCAAGGTTATATTTTAAGTTGCAGCTGCACACCAATTACCGATGTTGTGATCAGTCATCCACCACGACAACGTCGTCATATAAATGACGACTAA
- a CDS encoding DUF6445 family protein → MYEKYDDNTALPEIPYNSPTLPYEKPELGVNYWIQDDFFPQKKAVELANKCFNKKKWKLGSPYTKELWPGMRSKNALSKSDLQLVETWAKSQVNKAEFWVAESDSVVVDSNTAILVGAEEGEARPHVDNRKLCRFGAVLYLSQNPQPHSGTSFYRLKYSNGAAGGNLVEAPYVNLVDALKTESLPKGAWYEDVAIENKFNRLILFKGNIAHSASSYFGKEKRDKRLAITFFWLAED, encoded by the coding sequence ATGTATGAAAAATATGATGACAATACGGCATTACCAGAAATTCCATATAATTCACCAACATTACCTTATGAAAAGCCAGAATTAGGGGTGAATTATTGGATTCAAGATGACTTCTTCCCACAAAAGAAGGCTGTTGAATTAGCCAATAAATGTTTTAACAAAAAGAAATGGAAGCTCGGTTCTCCGTACACGAAAGAGCTTTGGCCAGGAATGCGATCAAAAAACGCTTTAAGTAAGAGTGATTTACAACTGGTTGAAACGTGGGCTAAATCGCAAGTTAATAAAGCTGAGTTTTGGGTGGCCGAATCAGACAGTGTGGTGGTTGACAGCAATACCGCCATTTTAGTGGGTGCTGAAGAGGGTGAAGCAAGACCCCATGTTGATAATCGAAAGTTATGTCGTTTCGGCGCAGTACTTTATTTAAGTCAAAACCCTCAGCCGCATTCAGGTACTAGTTTTTATCGGCTTAAATATAGTAACGGTGCTGCCGGCGGCAATTTGGTGGAAGCGCCATATGTAAACTTAGTTGATGCGCTTAAAACAGAGAGCTTACCCAAGGGGGCTTGGTATGAAGATGTCGCGATTGAGAATAAATTTAATCGCCTCATTTTGTTTAAAGGTAATATTGCGCATAGCGCCAGTAGCTATTTTGGTAAAGAGAAAAGAGATAAACGCCTTGCGATAACGTTTTTTTGGTTAGCGGAAGATTAA
- the mpl gene encoding UDP-N-acetylmuramate:L-alanyl-gamma-D-glutamyl-meso-diaminopimelate ligase, with product MHLHILGICGTFMGGIAAIAKQMGFRVSGCDANVYPPMSTQLEQLGIELKSGYLVEHLDDEPDLVIVGNAMARGNPMVEYVLDRKIPYTSGPEWLLDNVLKDRWVLAISGTHGKTTTSSMLTWILQYAGMEPGFLIGGVPQNFDCSARLGNAPFFVIEADEYDTAFFDKRSKFVHYRPNTLVINNMEFDHADIFDDISDIQRQFHHLIRMVPSNGLILSPKNESAITETLAMGCWTPTEYSVDETHKLSGWHAEKCIADGSEFIVSFEGVKQGQVNWALIGDFNIDNGLMAIAAARHAGVPTAVAIEALASFVNTKRRFEFKGEVNQVRVFDDFAHHPTAIAKTLAGVRANVGNKRVIAILEPRSNTMKSGVHKDTLAKSLTDADMVFVYQGEQVQWSVDALIADCSQPCFVGENIDQMVADIVAKSEAGDTLVVMSNGGFGGIHEKLLSALSKL from the coding sequence ATGCATCTTCATATATTAGGTATTTGTGGCACCTTTATGGGCGGTATTGCCGCTATTGCCAAGCAAATGGGCTTTCGAGTGTCTGGCTGTGACGCTAATGTTTACCCACCAATGAGTACTCAACTCGAACAATTGGGTATCGAATTAAAGTCAGGTTATTTAGTGGAACATTTAGATGACGAGCCTGATTTAGTCATCGTCGGTAATGCCATGGCGCGTGGTAACCCTATGGTGGAATATGTGCTTGATAGAAAAATTCCTTATACGTCAGGTCCAGAGTGGTTATTAGACAATGTTTTGAAAGACCGCTGGGTGTTAGCTATTTCGGGTACACACGGAAAAACCACCACCAGTTCTATGCTGACCTGGATATTGCAATATGCAGGCATGGAGCCGGGTTTTTTGATTGGCGGCGTACCGCAAAACTTTGATTGTTCTGCGCGCTTAGGTAATGCGCCATTTTTTGTTATCGAAGCCGATGAATACGATACGGCTTTTTTCGATAAACGGTCTAAGTTTGTCCATTATCGCCCTAATACTTTAGTGATCAATAACATGGAATTTGACCATGCGGATATTTTTGATGATATCAGCGACATTCAACGTCAATTTCATCACCTAATTCGTATGGTGCCAAGCAATGGCCTTATTTTGTCGCCAAAAAATGAATCAGCCATTACTGAAACACTGGCGATGGGCTGTTGGACACCGACTGAATATAGTGTCGACGAAACGCATAAATTATCTGGTTGGCATGCCGAAAAATGTATTGCTGATGGCAGTGAGTTTATCGTCAGTTTTGAAGGTGTAAAACAAGGACAAGTAAATTGGGCGCTCATTGGCGACTTTAATATTGATAACGGTTTAATGGCGATTGCGGCGGCGCGTCATGCTGGTGTACCAACAGCGGTAGCCATTGAAGCGTTAGCAAGCTTTGTAAATACTAAGCGCCGATTTGAGTTTAAAGGTGAAGTTAATCAAGTAAGAGTCTTTGACGATTTTGCTCATCATCCGACCGCGATCGCTAAAACATTAGCGGGTGTGCGGGCCAATGTTGGCAACAAACGCGTAATAGCGATACTAGAGCCCAGATCGAATACCATGAAGTCAGGTGTACATAAAGACACCCTAGCAAAATCGCTAACTGACGCTGATATGGTATTTGTTTATCAAGGTGAGCAAGTGCAGTGGTCAGTTGATGCGTTAATTGCCGACTGTTCTCAACCTTGTTTTGTCGGTGAGAATATTGACCAAATGGTGGCCGATATTGTGGCAAAATCCGAAGCAGGCGATACGCTTGTCGTGATGAGTAACGGCGGTTTTGGCGGTATTCATGAAAAACTGTTATCGGCACTTTCTAAGCTATAA
- a CDS encoding DUF2238 domain-containing protein, with the protein MLKAFWLTIFFVVLIWSGIGPKDQFTWFLEVLPAIIGLVLMAISLRSFPLTRLLYNFILLHCIVLMVGGHYTYAEVPLFDNIANWMGSERNNYDKVGHFFQGFVPALLAREILIRKNIVNGKAWLNVIIVSICLAFSAFYELIEWWVAVASGENAEAFLGTQGYIWDTQSDMALALLGAIVSIIVLATYHDRQLAKINVSVAS; encoded by the coding sequence ATGTTAAAGGCCTTCTGGTTAACGATCTTTTTTGTTGTCTTGATTTGGTCGGGAATTGGACCAAAAGATCAATTTACTTGGTTTTTGGAAGTATTACCGGCGATTATTGGTTTGGTGCTGATGGCGATAAGCTTGAGAAGCTTCCCGCTTACGCGTTTACTTTATAATTTTATCTTACTGCATTGCATCGTGCTGATGGTAGGTGGTCATTACACTTATGCGGAAGTGCCGCTTTTCGATAACATCGCTAATTGGATGGGATCTGAGCGAAATAATTACGATAAAGTAGGCCACTTTTTCCAAGGTTTTGTACCCGCGTTACTTGCCCGCGAGATTCTAATTCGTAAAAATATAGTCAATGGTAAAGCATGGTTAAATGTCATTATTGTATCTATTTGCTTAGCCTTTAGCGCGTTTTATGAATTAATAGAATGGTGGGTTGCTGTCGCCTCAGGTGAAAATGCTGAAGCCTTCTTGGGGACACAAGGTTATATTTGGGATACGCAGTCGGACATGGCATTAGCATTATTAGGGGCAATTGTTTCAATTATTGTCTTAGCTACATATCATGATCGTCAATTGGCTAAAATAAACGTTTCTGTTGCGAGTTAA
- a CDS encoding flavin prenyltransferase UbiX, with the protein MTINNNGEFEQKITLAITGASGSAYALRLLECLVAANYQVYLLCSSAARVVFDTEVGLKLPSSPDAASQFFTEKFNAKPEQIIVFGKEQWFSPVASGSAAPKTMVVCPCSTGTLAAISQGMSDNLIERAADVVIKERGQLILVPRETPFSTIHLQNMLSLSQMGVTIMPASPGFYHQPESINDLIDFMVGRILDHLNIEQSIMPRWGYQSPTQTQ; encoded by the coding sequence ATGACAATTAATAACAATGGCGAATTTGAGCAGAAAATAACTTTGGCCATCACAGGTGCTTCTGGCTCAGCTTATGCGCTGCGATTATTGGAATGTTTAGTCGCAGCAAACTATCAAGTATATTTATTATGCTCTAGCGCTGCTCGCGTGGTTTTTGATACCGAAGTTGGCTTAAAGTTACCGAGTTCGCCCGACGCTGCTAGTCAATTTTTTACTGAGAAATTTAATGCAAAGCCTGAGCAAATTATTGTTTTTGGCAAAGAACAGTGGTTTTCTCCGGTAGCTTCTGGCTCTGCTGCACCGAAAACTATGGTGGTTTGTCCGTGTTCTACTGGCACGCTTGCGGCCATTAGCCAAGGGATGAGTGACAACCTGATTGAACGCGCTGCGGATGTGGTCATTAAAGAACGAGGGCAATTAATTTTAGTGCCACGCGAAACACCTTTTTCAACGATACATTTGCAAAATATGTTGTCGTTATCTCAAATGGGCGTAACCATTATGCCGGCATCTCCTGGTTTTTATCATCAACCTGAGTCGATTAATGATCTGATTGATTTTATGGTTGGTCGAATACTCGATCATCTAAATATCGAACAATCGATTATGCCACGCTGGGGCTATCAATCACCCACACAAACGCAATAA
- a CDS encoding antibiotic biosynthesis monooxygenase family protein, translated as MSIVRVNEFTAAAQKSAELYAFLKALLPYISGAEGCLSCELLKHNEHGEQFMIIERWDCIESHQLAITNYPQDDMQAAMSLFGAAPKGNYYKL; from the coding sequence ATGAGTATAGTCCGAGTTAATGAATTTACCGCTGCAGCTCAAAAATCGGCAGAACTGTATGCTTTTCTAAAAGCACTCTTACCTTATATTTCTGGTGCAGAAGGTTGTCTTTCCTGTGAACTGTTAAAGCACAATGAGCATGGCGAGCAATTTATGATTATTGAGCGATGGGATTGTATTGAAAGCCACCAACTTGCCATTACTAATTATCCACAAGATGATATGCAAGCAGCGATGAGTTTATTTGGTGCTGCGCCTAAGGGTAATTATTACAAGTTGTAA